In Silurus meridionalis isolate SWU-2019-XX chromosome 23, ASM1480568v1, whole genome shotgun sequence, the genomic window AACCTCACTTTTAACCTGTTAGGCTTCATCACGGATTTTGGGACTcagctgaaatgccctacctaaatttaaatgttaacagttcctgataaaactaggctacatacacaatttaaacatctttaaaaagaagactcTTTGAGCTATACTGTATTGTTCAAaattgatattgctcaaaaagataatgTTATAGAAAGTTATAGATAATAAAGTACAGTGAATATACATTTtctgaattgatttttttttcttcatatataaattcatgaaatcagtcctggagcaatccagaaaagaaaAGTTAAACACCACATGTGTCATGAGTTTATATTGAAAATTAATGATGATATCATGAAAAATTTGATtccaacaaacatttatctgagactatgtctgatccttttctcctccccctgtttgagagacacctgctaaactcaggtgttCATTCagactctattcatacagttgGCATAGAAATGACCTGCTGACCAGTAAAGActtttgttctacatgtttgACTATTGATATTGAGTTGAAATTCATGTTGATaaccaggtagccagacaagctctTGTTTTACAGACAAGACCATTCcaatctcaacaatacacacacacacacacacacacacacacacacacacacacacacatttaatttccaaacatttctcttataaaaacaaacattaaataaacataaatcatataatcatataaaactgtaaagggagatatattgtaacttacagatgtaaaataggctcagattttcaatctccatgcagatcttcaagtctctgttgttacttCGCCTCCAAGAATATTTTCCTCAtcgctgctttgtgcaaatctctGATGAAACAACTTATTtgactgtccatttttttctttgttttcttttttttttggtaaaaaaaccCAGTTAGCAGCTGTTTGTGCAGAACTGAGAGCTACATCAAATCCCTGTCCATAACTGTGCACATGCTCCTCTGTTTGACCAGTAAgagtttgtaaagagtaataaaactaagaccctcacgtggggaaaaaaatcccatatatcgttagaatcctgcacttattggctacattttccatccaTCATTTTGCTTTCATagtgctactggctggaaataaaaggtttaaaatgatAGGTGGTGCAGAATAAACATCACCTGGACACCTTTCTATAGAGTGTAGACTGAAGCCCAAAATTCCgcctcttttactttttaaattttgtggTGTTACTTTTGAATTTGTGTTGTAACTAGGGATGAGCGAGTACagctgtatctgtatctgtatctgtaaacCATATGAATTATccgtatctgtatctgtactcGGAGTGGGTGGGGCCTAACCCGGAGGTAGGCGGGGCTTGTCTTGAAATGGGCGGGGCTTTAATCGGTATGTTATTTTAAGCATGCAATTGATATGGGTTGATCagaaattgttatatttattgctgattagaaaaatatttacaggacAGCATCAGGATTAAGCTCTAGATCAATGGTTTTGATCACAATACAGATACGGATACAGAAAATTCATATGGTTAACAGATACAGATGATGCTGTACTCGCTCATCCctagtgtgtatgtagcttaattaatttgtaatatttataacacTAGCTTActacctttatttttttatgaaatacagCAAAATTGTGTCAGGAAGGAAAGACGTACAGATGAAGCCTCGGCCATGTCTGCACTATGGCTTCCAGCCCTAGTGGGggcaagtgagagagagagaaccagaggggacagtgcgaggtCTCTCGAGTCGCAAACAAATCtacctgggctctgtaaaatctctgccatacctgctccaccacctcggggtggagcCTTCGTTCCCCGGGCCTCGGCCCTTGCCTCGAAAGGGCGTCTGCTCGCCAATTCAACCAGCCCGGGATGTGAATGGCTCTCAGTGAGAGGAGTATCCCTACGGACCACAGGAGGATCCGgtgtgccagcctgtacaggggtcGAGACCGAAGACTCCCCTGACGGTTGATGCATGACACCAACGACGTGTTGTCCACACAGACCAGCACATGGTGACCTCTTAGGTCTCGGAGGAAGTGTTGAAGTGCCATAAGCACAGCCATAATCttcaggcagtttatgtgccatgaacGATGTAGCTTATCCCACCGACCTTGGGCGGAGCAGCCACTCATGACCACTCCCCACCCCATGAGGAATGCGTCTGTTGTTAGCATTACGTGATGACAAGGCGCTTCCAAGACAGGAACTCGTGTGTATCATCCATATATCTAAGGTTTGAAGAGCTTGCCTTGAAACCTTGATAGTAGGGAGTGGGCTGCACATTGGATGCTActgccatgagacccagcagcctctgtaACTGCCCCACAGTGAGTGGTTGGTCTTCTTTCACTCTCCCAACTGCTGTGAGAATGGCTGTGATCCGGGCAGGGGAAATCTGCCTGCAACACGGTTGAGTCCCTCACCCGCacaagaaggtggttctctgcaaCGGAGAAAGCACACTTTCCTGCGTTCAGtcttaaccccagctccttcatgcaGGTGAGAATGATATCTCGAAGGCCGACCACTTGAAGCTCTGATTAAGCTTGTGAAGGTGCAGGGAGAGAGTGCTAGGCCGAAGGGGAGGAccgtattggtaagcttcgtcCCCGAAAGCAAAcatcaggaacctcctgtgagcaggaaggacagctatgtggaaataggcgttccttagatctatcgtgacaaaccagtcctcggacttAATCTGTGACACAACCTCTTGAGGGTAAGCATCCTGAACCAGAGCCTCATGCGCGAGCTGTTCAACAAGCGTAGATCTAGGATCAGCCTCAATCCGCCGTCCttaccacctcgatggcctggATGGACCAGAGCCTGCCAGCGACACATCCCATTGAACAGGGCAGGAGGGACCCGAATTTAATCGCGTAGCCCACCTCTATTGTACTCAGCGGCTGGAGTGATGCCCCGCAGCCGTCGAGGCCTCCTGAGAGGTAGCGGGTCCCCACCACTTGCAGCGATTCCCCGGGCGGAGATGGCCAGAAAAACAAGCAcaattcaatattaaataagatttataaattagtttttattttacaaaaaaattcattcttttttaaatgttaaataatatttctcACTTTTATTAGCTCAATATCATCAGCTAAATTAACCTGAATTTTTTGTATAATGTGATTTATAAACAGACAGAATTTAAGTGAAAAACAAAGGGgaacattttattgtaaaaaccaaaagaaaaccCCTAAAATTAAACACGTTTTGCTTGGAGTCTACCAATGTGGCAGAtctttacttacattttattccatTCTTCCTTACAGAAATGCTCCAGAGCTTCAAAATAATGAGGCGATCTACTCTACAcaatcctcatcatcatcaatgaACTTGTTCTGAAATTGTTTCTTTGTTGACTTGGATAATTtttctctggatttttttattacttgtgGACATGTTAAAAGCGAATATGAAGACACATGCTATATTGGTGACTATAGATGATACCTTGCCATGTTCACAGAACTACAAGACAGACAATGAAACGAGAGATGAAGTCTAAAGGTCTAAATCTCACCGCACCATAGAATATAAGCAGAAAgtcaaacagcattgtggtcTGATACAGACACCCATAATCAATACAATATAATCCTAATTATTAACACTGGATTTTCCCTTTAAAATGCAAGAGTAGATAATACATGATAATTATACAAGTTCCACAGTGTGCGTTAGAAACTCTTTGTTCTTCGACGTCTAATGGAGAAAATATACTGTCTCTGATGCCAGAATGGTATTTCAAAGTCTCTAGTAGGGAACTGTTCTGAATTTAttattgatgatgatgtagaTTCCTCTGAATAGTCTCTATTTACTCCATTAACCAAGCAGGGTATGTGATTGTCTTGAATGTTGGATAGTGTTGATCTTTTGATTGATATTATGATTGAATCCTCTGAATCATCTGGATTCAGTACATTATCAGGATCTGGCATTTTATCTTCTGCAACAGTGATCTGCTCTGATGATGATGTGctggttattattattgagtCCTCTGAGCCTATATTTAGACCATTATCTCTACCAGATATTCCAACATCTTCAGAATCTGAAAGTGTTCGAGAGGAATCCCTAAAGGAACCAAAACCTACTTCTGAATGTGAAACCGTGTTTGTTGACCTTCTGCGTATTACCcttaatgaatttttatttttatgttccaGTTTTTCTGACATAATTATAAACCACTTTGGCGTGAAGTGGCAGAAGATGACACCGTAATTGGAGACCATGATAGCTGAGATTTGGATAATAGGCCGAAGTTCATGTTGTGTGATAAAGACCGGAATAAAGCAAAACCAAGCAAACAGATGGATGAGCATGCTAAAAACTATAGGCTCGGTTTCTCCATCTTTGCCTTTGAAAGCCAACAGAAAACAAACTAAAGCTAGAAGTGCGATGTATGCATGCATCACCCAAAAGCTGATCATTGATGAACCTTGGGTGCACAGAAGGTTCATGGTAAGGTTCAGAGAATTGGATTTAAGCTCCTGAACACCTGGGCGatcaaacacaaaccaaaagaTGCAAATGAAACCCTGAACGGCAGTGAGGAAGCCAATGATGGCAAACGGCTTATCAATCTTTTGCAGCTTGTGCCGTGTGTGTGGATCGTAGGCCACAGAGGCTAGGAAGGTGTGGAAAGCTTTGGTCAGAATGCAGGACACGCACAGCGTGAATCCGAGACTGTACATAGCCTGTTGCGTCACACAATGTTCGGTGCATGGTTTGCCTAAAAACATGATCACGCCTCCGAAGGTCACAAAAATGCCGAATTTCATAATACAAGAATATATTAAAGTGTATTTGATGGTGGGATTGCTTCtgtgtaaaatgaaaaagataaaAGAGAAGATCAGCAGCAGTATTCCGATTCCTGTTCCGATCATCACCACAATGGAATACGAGTCCGACCATTTCAAAAACCAAATGTTCCACTGCTGACATGCTGATGACCCTGGATTAGAAGTATAACCATTTGGAcatttttcacacttttcttGATCTGTGAACAGGAAAACCATAAAAATGTGgataaatgttgttatctaaaAACAATGTTCTTATTTGTAATTGCAATTTCCGATATGATTTATTACAGAGCAAATGGTTTCAGAATTTCAATGCCAAACCTCAGGCTACAATTATTCAACTCACCTGTCATGTTAGAAAAGTACCCTTCATTACAAAAAGTGCAATTATAGCAACAGAGAATATCGGACACACTTTTTTCTGTGCCAGGAGGACACGTCTCTGAACATCTTGACAAGGGCACCTAGATgtgaacaaatgttttttttttttgtttcaaatattCACAAAGTTCAATATTTTGtgtcatatataaataatcatgaTCCTGAGACCATCCCCACAGCAatataccaccaccaccatgctttacagtgTGATCTGTTCACTCAAATCAGTGTTAGTTTCCACAAAAAGTGCATATCTAAAGATTCTCCAGGCCATTTAGAATTAatcatattaattaaattaactcTTAgccacattcattcattaagtCTTGACTTATTTGTGGTTTGTGTTAATTACgcaatcttgttttttttgcttggtccttgacttttttttaatagttccTTACTTAGAGAAATATCACTAACATATGCATTTGTCTGGAGTTTATTTTTCACTTGATTGGGTTTTACAGCAAATACATGCTATAATAGCTATGAGAACTGTATAGATCTTTGCACTATTCTGGACTGTTCAACATTCTGAAAAGTCTGAAGCTACagtttgtatataatataattgtatattatgaaatgtattaaaagtaaACTGGCCCAAATTTCAAAGATTTCTAAACATAACATTCAGTTTGATCCTACCGTGTTGTTGGTCCATGGTATATTGTTTTCATAGACGTCCACATCCTTCTTGCTAATGAGGAATTTCCCCACCACGCTGGGTACTCGTCGATCGCTGACATTTTTCCACATTATGAGATCATAGCCAGTGTCGAAATCACCATCTTTATTGAAAGAATATGTCTGGTTGTCCAAGGTGAAGTTTATTTTCCAAAGAATGGCCACTAGCTGAAAATGTggaggtataaaaaaaacaaacaaacaaacaaaaatttataaataactgTTTAATTCTTGATTAAATTTTGTATAGCAGCAACTCGGACATAAAGAATATTatataaagtcaaataaaatgtttatattaatgcacacaATTGCTGTCAGAAgtttacatttatcatttattgaCGGAGTCTCCGGTATAATGGAACACAGTCAGACATAAAGCAGTAACTTTTTtctgactttttaaaaattcagttgtgcatttttattcatttcaagaAAGAAAGGCTAAAGGAGAGACTTTAAAGGAAATGACAGAGTTTATCTCCTGGAACATATAAATGACAATGTTAATTTGAAAACTGTTTTAATTTACACTTTATTGCAagaaatttgtggacacctgaccatgtcTTTATTGAGCATcccctttccacatttagtccccatatgctgttataataagctccactcttctggaaaaatgttccaATAGTTTTTGAGGAGATttgcattggactttggatccaaagatCATAAGTTTAAATCCTAGCCACACAAAGTTGCCACTTTTGGACCCTGAGCAAAGCACTAAACCCaaaagctgctcagttgtatgaatgtaataaatgtcagtcgctctggataagggcgtctgccaaatggcagaaatgtaaatgtaaatgtactgatgtaggttgaggaggCCGTAAGGACAGCCAaagtcctatacaattgtgggcCTCCAACGATGTAACAGTTAAGGAAAAAACatatatgtctggaaaagtcaacacttttatccatatattgTACAATATAGCTCAGTATTTCACAATAACAGCTCACTACTAGGCTTGATCTTACCTTCTCTAGTGGAAAGTTGGTATCTTCAGGACAGTCAGTGTTGTTACATTTAAGAACTTTCTTGATGGCATGAGCAATGGCATAGACAGCAACTCTCTGACTGAATGTAGCTGTAAGATCCACAGAATTGATCAGGTAGTCATTGTTACTCTCCTGAGAGTTCAGATTACAAGATGGAGTTGTGTTCTCAGAATTTTGACCTGGAATGCAGTTGAATATCATTTGCTTGTACTCGCTGATGAAGTCATTCCATGCTCCTGGGCTTGGCTTCAAGTTCTGAAGATAATCTTTAAAGCCTGGAATCTCACCTGTGACAAATGTAAAACCTAAGATGTCTCCTACTTTGTTTATGTCGTTCATCTTCATTAAGGAGCCTGCCATAGACCAGGCATCACTGGCTATCCAGATACGACTAATGTTCCTATTAATCACTTCTTTAAAGAGAATCTCCACCACTTCAGCTCTTAAAATGAGCAGTACAACCCTGGCACTAGATGATTGAATGCGATTAACCACGTTCTTCATGTTCTGCTCAATTCCTTGAATGGTTGGTAACACCTCTTtatactccacacacactttcactttaTCTGCAGCCAGTAGAAAGTTCTCAAGTGCTGCATTTCCATAGTCATCATCTAGAGTCACTACTCCAACCCAGTTCCAAGAGAAGTGCCTCATGAGCTTTGCCAGTGCCTGTGTCTGGTATATATCACTTGGGATAACTCGAAAGAAAGATGGGTAACGTAACTTGTCACTCAGAATGGGTGCAGAAGAAGTGCAACTGATCTGTGAAAAGATAAGACACAAATATGAAcatatgaaacaaacaaactattTTCAGTACAAATTAAAACTCTGTTACCAGAAAcctaaataaaaacttaaccactgtcagctgtccaactagaGGTCAATATCAcatcttctttttatttccaaGACCCCAGAGTGTTTTATCACCACAATTATGCTCAtatctacatataaataatCTCAGAATTTAGGGTCCATCGGGGCAGTTCTAGACGTTTGGAGGAACTAAGCAAGATTTATATTTtagcctcctgccttttacctttcagaataaataaaaagcacttaaATCTAATATCATTTCTAACCTCTTTATATACAAAACCTGTTATcagtacttttatatatttccttCAATGTGCATATTAAAGAAACTTTAATGAAGGTCaacacaaaaaaggaaaaagaaaaaatataaatggtcATTAGGACcagctcttcttcctcttcttattattaatattctttGGCCTTGCCAACTCACTGCGATTGCTGTTTTAATTTCCAAACTTTTactttctcttttatatttggAAAGTCAGCTCCAGAtgaaatgtcactgtgcagtagATCAGTTCAGATTTAAAACATCATGCAAGACGCAAATTAAAATTCTTAACGCAGAACTCAAAATAAACTGTCTGCAAATAATGATCCATCTTTAAATGTCGCTGTTGCGAATCAGCAGAATCAGTCTCcgattattttaattatacttaTAATCAAAAATACATGATGATGAGCTGCTTGAATGTGCATTCGTTTTGGCACCATCAGGTCAGTACACAGAAAAATTGTTCATCAACACATTTAAATGATGATATTAACTGGTTTCCGCTTCAGGTGAGTGACAggtattttatattcaatggACAAAAAGTCTTGTCTTACGCTGCCTGTCTTGATTGGTGAACTAGTGTATAGGTTTGTTAAGGTTAAGCAGTTGCCTGCTCTGCCTATAGCTAGCGCCGGCCCTGGGTCCATCATAGCACCGAGACGGAGCTGGTTAAAGCGGTTAATGACCTGCTACTAGCCTATGATCGTGGTCATGTATCATGAAGAATGGCCACTAGCTGAAAGAGCAGacgtaaagaaaaaaaactactaTAAATATATTCTGTAGTTCACAGCACTGCACTTTAATTGCAGATTTGACTGGTCAATTTTCAGCAATTCTTATATTAGTACATTgagcaaataaaatatttatactatAATGCACacatatattgtacatttagcatttagcatttatggaaggagtctccagcatCTCGCAACAGCAACAGTCCACAAAAGCTGTAACTTTTTTGCTGCTATTTTATACTTCGGGAAACTCATTTGTGCATCAGATCAAGTGAATAACTGTTATACCTGCTATAACATATATCTCTCCCTGTAACCACTAATCCACACATggtcaaagcaaaaaaaattataaaaaatcattaaaagtacataataaatgaaaaaaaaaaaagttaaatgttaaaatgataTCACCTGATTTAACCTTTAAATTCAAAAGTTCAAGAAAGATTTATGATTTAAAGTATATATAAGACCACTCAAACAGGAGAATATCACTATTATGTACAATCATTACCTGAGGAATCATGTAGAGACTGAGCATCTTAGCGACAGGAATGGATAATTCAGAGTATCTTTCCCCTAAAAATGCCTTTACAGGTGAACTGAAATTTGAGTAGTCAGAAAGAACAGGAAGTGATCCATTAACCGCAAGCATATGCTCCACACAATGCAGTGCTTTGGATGCAAATGCACATGGGTCACACATTAGATATCCGAGCCGAACTCCAGGCAAAAGACTTGAGTTGTTGATTGTTTCAATGGTGTGGATTATCGCCAAAGACTGTACAAAAGATATTAGATTAAAGCTGAAAAAGACAATAGGAGCAAATTAAAATGTGAGTTTGTCCAATACAGAAATCTAATATatggccatatatatatatatatatatatatatatatatatatatatatatatatatatatatatatatataaagatatatgtgaTATGTTAATATATGTGAATGTGTACATATTTGTAGTTCTATTGTTTGCTTGAGACATatataatgaagtatttgtacaaTGTGGAAAATGTGGAGGTTTTTATACTTACTATCtaatgtttctttaaatatgTAGGATagattactttaaaatataggTGAAACAACATTCACAATAC contains:
- the LOC124376603 gene encoding G-protein coupled receptor family C group 6 member A-like; translation: MNSHFYLLMLGVILISGPLVFCDVSSSLWGAYLPGDIVIGILSSVHSNFTQFNASNRPHIQCDSFNLISFVQSLAIIHTIETINNSSLLPGVRLGYLMCDPCAFASKALHCVEHMLAVNGSLPVLSDYSNFSSPVKAFLGERYSELSIPVAKMLSLYMIPQISCTSSAPILSDKLRYPSFFRVIPSDIYQTQALAKLMRHFSWNWVGVVTLDDDYGNAALENFLLAADKVKVCVEYKEVLPTIQGIEQNMKNVVNRIQSSSARVVLLILRAEVVEILFKEVINRNISRIWIASDAWSMAGSLMKMNDINKVGDILGFTFVTGQNSENTTPSCNLNSQESNNDYLINSVDLTATFSQRVAVYAIAHAIKKVLKCNNTDCPEDTNFPLEKLVAILWKINFTLDNQTYSFNKDGDFDTGYDLIMWKNVSDRRVPSVVGKFLISKKDVDVYENNIPWTNNTVPLSRCSETCPPGTEKSVSDILCCYNCTFCNEGYFSNMTDQEKCEKCPNGYTSNPGSSACQQWNIWFLKWSDSYSIVVMIGTGIGILLLIFSFIFFILHRSNPTIKYTLIYSCIMKFGIFVTFGGVIMFLGKPCTEHCVTQQAMYSLGFTLCVSCILTKAFHTFLASVAYDPHTRHKLQKIDKPFAIIGFLTAVQGFICIFWFVFDRPGVQELKSNSLNLTMNLLCTQGSSMISFWVMHAYIALLALVCFLLAFKGKDGETEPIVFSMLIHLFAWFCFIPVFITQHELRPIIQISAIMVSNYGVIFCHFTPKWFIIMSEKLEHKNKNSLRVIRRRSTNTVSHSEVGFGSFRDSSRTLSDSEDVGISGRDNGLNIGSEDSIIITSTSSSEQITVAEDKMPDPDNVLNPDDSEDSIIISIKRSTLSNIQDNHIPCLVNGVNRDYSEESTSSSIINSEQFPTRDFEIPFWHQRQYIFSIRRRRTKSF